One genomic region from Vibrio sp. STUT-A11 encodes:
- the eat gene encoding ethanolamine permease, translating to MSNHQEYLAKRQLKRGTAGWILLAGLGVSYVISGDFAGWNFGIAQAGWGGFLIAAIAMAVMYLTLVLSLAEMSAAIPAAGGGYSFARQAMGPTGGFFTGLSVLIEYALAPAAIVIFIGSAVNELIGIDGPVVYALFYAVFIGIHMAGVGEALKVMMVISGLAVLAILATAGVLIGDFDINNLFDIAPATAQATEALPFGWYGVWAALPFAMWLFLAVEGVPLAAEEAKNPAKDVPKGIIGAMLFLLLTATLVVVLLAGAVGSQVIGDSAVPLVDALKLTGNPAIATAVNVLGLAGLIASFFSIIYGYSRLVFALSRAGYLPQSLSLTSDKKVPTRALFVPGVFGFLVSLTGEGDLILAMAVVGATVSYALMSLSHILLRIKQPELHRPYKTPGGIVTSSISLVLSLIAMTGVYAFDPSAFFMTMGLFVIGGAYYGLYSRNKLVATSAEEEFAMLSVAEQELEAEGAR from the coding sequence ATGTCTAATCATCAGGAATATCTGGCTAAAAGACAGTTAAAAAGAGGGACCGCAGGCTGGATTCTGCTTGCGGGGTTGGGCGTATCGTATGTTATTTCCGGTGATTTTGCCGGATGGAACTTTGGTATCGCTCAGGCAGGCTGGGGTGGTTTCCTTATCGCAGCGATTGCGATGGCGGTGATGTACCTAACGCTGGTTTTATCATTGGCGGAAATGTCGGCGGCGATTCCGGCTGCTGGTGGCGGCTATAGCTTTGCGCGTCAAGCAATGGGACCGACGGGTGGCTTTTTTACCGGTCTATCTGTACTTATTGAATATGCGCTTGCACCTGCTGCGATTGTAATATTCATTGGTTCAGCGGTGAATGAATTGATTGGTATCGATGGCCCTGTTGTCTACGCACTTTTTTATGCCGTCTTTATCGGAATTCACATGGCTGGTGTGGGTGAAGCGCTAAAGGTCATGATGGTTATTAGTGGATTAGCGGTGTTGGCCATTTTGGCGACCGCAGGTGTACTGATAGGCGACTTCGACATCAATAACCTGTTTGATATTGCTCCAGCAACTGCTCAGGCAACAGAAGCGTTACCATTTGGTTGGTATGGTGTTTGGGCTGCACTGCCGTTTGCGATGTGGTTATTCCTCGCGGTTGAAGGGGTTCCTTTAGCGGCAGAAGAAGCAAAAAACCCGGCGAAAGATGTGCCAAAAGGCATTATCGGTGCAATGTTATTCCTTCTACTAACTGCGACTCTTGTGGTTGTGCTATTAGCTGGTGCAGTAGGTTCACAAGTTATCGGTGATAGCGCGGTACCACTGGTTGATGCACTGAAGCTGACAGGTAACCCGGCTATTGCTACTGCCGTTAACGTACTAGGTCTGGCTGGTCTGATTGCGTCGTTCTTCTCAATCATTTACGGCTACAGCCGTTTGGTATTCGCACTTTCTCGTGCAGGCTACCTGCCACAAAGCTTGTCACTAACAAGTGATAAGAAAGTGCCAACTCGTGCACTATTTGTTCCGGGTGTATTTGGCTTCTTAGTCTCGCTGACAGGTGAAGGTGATTTGATTCTGGCAATGGCTGTTGTTGGCGCAACCGTATCGTACGCTTTGATGTCACTAAGCCACATCTTGTTACGCATCAAGCAACCTGAGCTACATCGCCCATACAAAACTCCAGGTGGTATTGTTACTTCAAGTATCTCGTTGGTGCTTTCTTTAATCGCGATGACTGGCGTTTATGCATTTGACCCTTCAGCGTTCTTTATGACCATGGGACTGTTTGTTATCGGTGGAGCGTATTACGGACTCTACAGCCGCAACAAGCTGGTGGCGACTTCAGCAGAAGAAGAGTTTGCAATGCTGTCAGTGGCGGAACAGGAATTGGAAGCAGAAGGCGCTCGTTAA
- a CDS encoding IS4 family transposase, protein MQLTTALSLANRYAPNTEQLGKLSDILSPDFINQCLETTGVATIRKRRIPLDMAVWSVIAMSLYRQEPLWSIVSKAQLMLPGKKSLVAPSAIVQARQRLGDEAVKQVFHQSQRLWNQEAQHPTWSGLKLLAVDGVLWRTPDSDENRQAFKAPSNQNGDASFPQVRMVCQMEVTSHMLIASAFDSYKTNEMKLAENLIETTPDNSLTMFDRGFFSLGLLNRWACTGRERHWMIPMRKGTQYTVISKLGRNDKLVELKSNPQARKKFPDLPEAIQVRLITRTIKGKEVNIFTSMTDAMRYPSSEITDLYSHRWEIEVGYREMKSALLKNEFTLRSKKPEMVRQELWGLLLAYNILRYQMVNMASSIPGLYPNQLSFTTCAHAIIHLIHGFWLESAGTIPKRITHLIEETSHHVLPIKREDRIYPRAVKAKVRKYPNKKNASQLN, encoded by the coding sequence TTGCAATTAACTACAGCCTTATCACTTGCTAATCGCTATGCACCAAACACTGAACAGCTGGGAAAGCTAAGTGATATTCTCTCCCCCGATTTTATTAACCAATGCCTTGAAACTACTGGTGTAGCAACTATTCGTAAGCGTCGAATCCCCCTTGATATGGCTGTCTGGTCTGTGATTGCCATGTCTTTGTATCGACAAGAGCCTTTATGGAGCATTGTGTCAAAAGCCCAACTGATGCTACCAGGTAAGAAATCGTTGGTAGCCCCAAGCGCTATTGTTCAAGCTAGACAACGACTAGGAGATGAAGCGGTAAAGCAAGTTTTTCATCAGAGTCAAAGGCTTTGGAATCAAGAGGCACAACACCCCACATGGTCAGGGTTGAAGTTGCTTGCCGTCGATGGTGTGCTTTGGAGAACGCCGGATAGTGATGAAAATCGACAGGCCTTCAAAGCCCCTTCAAATCAGAATGGCGACGCGAGCTTTCCTCAAGTTCGCATGGTATGTCAGATGGAAGTGACCAGTCATATGCTTATTGCTAGTGCTTTCGATAGCTATAAAACGAATGAAATGAAGCTGGCAGAAAACCTAATCGAAACCACTCCAGACAATAGTTTAACGATGTTCGATAGAGGCTTTTTCTCGCTTGGTCTGTTGAATCGCTGGGCTTGCACTGGTCGCGAGCGTCACTGGATGATCCCCATGAGAAAAGGGACTCAATACACGGTAATAAGTAAACTTGGAAGAAACGACAAGCTTGTTGAGTTGAAATCTAACCCTCAAGCCAGGAAAAAGTTCCCAGACCTACCAGAAGCCATACAAGTACGACTGATAACTCGAACAATCAAAGGGAAAGAGGTCAATATCTTCACATCCATGACAGACGCAATGCGTTACCCAAGTTCAGAAATAACGGACTTGTATAGCCATCGTTGGGAGATAGAGGTAGGTTACAGAGAAATGAAATCAGCGCTTCTTAAAAATGAATTTACACTAAGAAGTAAAAAGCCAGAGATGGTTCGCCAAGAGTTATGGGGACTGCTTTTAGCCTACAATATACTGAGGTATCAGATGGTTAACATGGCCTCCAGCATACCTGGTTTATATCCAAACCAACTGAGTTTCACGACTTGTGCTCACGCCATTATTCATCTAATCCATGGCTTCTGGCTAGAATCAGCAGGAACGATACCAAAGAGGATCACTCACTTGATAGAAGAGACCTCTCACCATGTATTGCCTATCAAACGAGAAGATCGGATATACCCGAGGGCCGTCAAAGCAAAAGTCAGAAAATACCCTAATAAAAAGAATGCCAGTCAGCTTAACTGA
- a CDS encoding peptide-methionine (S)-S-oxide reductase — protein sequence MQEIYFAGGCLWGVQEFMRHLPGVIATEAGRANGTTNSTTSDYDGYAECVRTQFDPSLVSLEELMDYFFEIIDPYSVNKQGEDVGEKYRTGVYSKNPQHLENVKTYIATRDDADRIVVEVRELTNYVPSDDEHQDRLTRFPDDYCHIPLDLLHKYKNR from the coding sequence ATGCAAGAGATTTACTTTGCGGGCGGCTGCCTTTGGGGCGTACAAGAGTTTATGCGCCACCTTCCCGGTGTGATTGCAACCGAAGCTGGCCGTGCGAACGGCACAACAAATTCTACAACATCTGACTACGACGGTTATGCGGAATGTGTACGCACTCAGTTTGACCCTTCGCTAGTTTCACTAGAAGAACTCATGGATTACTTCTTTGAAATCATCGACCCTTACAGCGTCAATAAACAAGGTGAGGACGTCGGTGAGAAATACCGAACCGGAGTGTACAGTAAAAATCCGCAGCATCTTGAGAACGTCAAAACCTATATTGCAACAAGAGACGACGCAGATAGGATCGTGGTCGAAGTACGTGAGTTAACCAACTACGTGCCAAGTGATGACGAACACCAAGACAGGCTCACTCGCTTCCCGGATGATTACTGCCATATTCCTTTGGATTTATTGCACAAGTATAAGAACCGCTAG
- a CDS encoding VOC family protein translates to MHQHEKLNYVEFGSTDLSATKQFFEQVFGWSFVDYGPDYSAFSGQGLDGGFFKSELVSNTSNGAALLVFYSSDIQATLSKVEQHGGHILRPIFEFPGGCRFHFTEPSGNEFAVWSESH, encoded by the coding sequence ATGCACCAACACGAAAAATTAAACTACGTAGAATTTGGCAGTACAGATTTAAGTGCGACAAAGCAGTTCTTTGAGCAAGTTTTTGGCTGGTCATTTGTCGATTACGGTCCGGATTACAGCGCATTTTCTGGACAAGGTTTGGACGGTGGATTCTTCAAGTCTGAGCTTGTCAGTAACACTTCAAATGGCGCAGCACTGTTGGTCTTTTATAGTTCTGACATTCAGGCGACATTGTCCAAGGTGGAACAACATGGTGGGCATATTCTGCGCCCAATCTTTGAGTTTCCCGGCGGTTGTCGATTCCACTTTACTGAACCAAGTGGTAACGAGTTTGCGGTTTGGTCAGAAAGTCACTAG
- a CDS encoding nicotinamidase, producing the protein MTVRVNYQSTAVFDVDPEKGFSELCPDELPVAGALDIVPELLKNHAKGRLKLVSRDLHPPKAAWDAETPANMLEPVGLPNVDVKWNRHCVLGTTGVELLDGLPPVLEYDFQVNKGMDPDAHPYGVFFHDVADTKTTGANEFLKCNNIDTLVVGGLALDFCVKKSVMQALDLGFKVVVNLASTRAVLPDTLDDVIAEMKQNGALFVDCADDIIVEQFA; encoded by the coding sequence ATGACTGTTCGAGTTAACTATCAAAGCACTGCGGTATTCGATGTGGATCCTGAGAAAGGGTTCAGTGAGCTTTGCCCTGACGAACTGCCCGTAGCAGGCGCACTTGACATAGTACCGGAACTACTTAAAAACCACGCAAAAGGTCGTTTAAAACTGGTGAGTCGCGACTTACACCCGCCTAAAGCCGCTTGGGACGCAGAAACGCCAGCCAATATGTTAGAGCCTGTTGGTTTGCCAAACGTCGACGTAAAATGGAATCGTCACTGCGTACTCGGCACGACCGGTGTTGAACTGTTAGACGGATTGCCGCCAGTTCTGGAGTATGATTTTCAGGTCAATAAAGGCATGGATCCAGACGCGCATCCATACGGTGTTTTCTTTCATGACGTTGCTGATACCAAAACGACTGGTGCGAATGAGTTCCTGAAATGTAACAACATCGATACGCTTGTTGTCGGTGGCTTAGCGCTCGATTTCTGCGTAAAAAAATCGGTGATGCAGGCATTAGATCTCGGGTTTAAAGTCGTTGTGAATCTTGCTTCTACTCGCGCAGTATTGCCAGATACTCTTGATGATGTGATTGCGGAAATGAAACAGAACGGCGCGTTATTTGTTGACTGTGCTGATGACATCATTGTCGAGCAGTTTGCATAA
- a CDS encoding NUDIX domain-containing protein translates to MIVTVDIIPFRLSGCANKGLEVLLIKRSNPNRPYHGVWALPGGFVFDKDLTHEGGRPADENFEAARRRICREKIHTYPRHFSEAFIDGDPKRDPDDWSLNITHYALVDRNNVEQINNAGVPECHLKWFPLQAILDGDETLAFDHQNTIEKAWQKLRASIEYTSVLLFALDKEFLVADIISAYQEFGIDISRMTIKRRLIDSGVLKPTKKVASTNKGKGGKPAMVYTLTSDEVTFFQNCLRG, encoded by the coding sequence ATGATCGTAACTGTCGACATCATTCCATTCAGGCTTTCTGGCTGTGCCAATAAAGGATTGGAAGTGTTACTGATTAAACGTTCAAATCCGAACCGACCATACCATGGCGTATGGGCATTGCCGGGTGGATTTGTCTTTGATAAAGATTTGACCCATGAAGGCGGGCGTCCAGCGGATGAAAATTTCGAAGCGGCACGTCGCCGTATTTGCCGAGAAAAAATCCATACTTACCCTCGTCATTTCAGTGAAGCGTTTATTGATGGTGATCCGAAGCGAGATCCAGACGACTGGAGTTTAAACATCACCCACTATGCCTTAGTGGATCGAAATAATGTTGAGCAAATCAACAACGCTGGCGTTCCAGAATGTCACCTAAAATGGTTCCCGCTGCAGGCCATCCTAGATGGTGATGAAACTCTGGCTTTTGACCATCAAAATACCATCGAAAAAGCCTGGCAAAAGTTGCGCGCTTCTATCGAATACACGTCCGTGCTTCTGTTCGCGTTAGACAAAGAGTTTTTGGTTGCCGACATCATCTCCGCCTATCAGGAGTTTGGGATCGACATCAGCCGCATGACCATCAAACGCCGTTTGATCGACTCAGGCGTACTGAAACCAACCAAAAAAGTCGCTTCCACCAACAAAGGTAAAGGTGGTAAACCGGCCATGGTGTACACACTCACGAGCGACGAAGTCACTTTTTTCCAAAACTGTTTGCGTGGATAA
- the pncB gene encoding nicotinate phosphoribosyltransferase — MTTNLFSSRIIQSALDFDVYKVNMMSAVAALYPDALVSYKFIVRSEEDLSELLPVVEAEILKLQDLRFTDDEIKYMKSVAPYLKPEFVDALRHFRFNPQNDVSLHNKTMPDGSSQLRITISGLWKETILYETIIMSIVSEVRSRLRWSDIPLQQFQTVLQDKVSYLKSELKRRNISSFKFSDMSTRRRFSFQAQRTMLEYLCQELPDCLTGTSNYHLAREMDLTPIGTVAHEWFMGHQALVNVRDSQKIALQRWQEMFNGALGIALTDTIGIDAFLKDFDEELSNAYFGVRHDSGCPYAWGEKMIEHYRSLNIDPMTKTLVFTDGLNFEQALDICEHFQGRVQVSFGIGTFLANDMGDYINDKGTAYKPLSMVIKMVSCNDSPVAKISDEPEKAMCEDIFFLMNLKRRFEQPLDLDECRDLIDRLENEGQNYLIDA, encoded by the coding sequence ATGACAACCAATCTATTTTCTTCTCGCATCATCCAAAGTGCTTTGGACTTTGATGTTTATAAAGTGAACATGATGAGCGCTGTTGCCGCTTTGTATCCTGATGCGCTGGTGTCATACAAATTTATCGTTCGTAGTGAAGAAGATCTGTCTGAGTTGCTGCCTGTTGTAGAAGCAGAAATCCTTAAGCTTCAAGACCTTCGTTTTACAGACGATGAAATCAAGTACATGAAAAGTGTCGCTCCGTATCTCAAGCCCGAGTTTGTCGATGCATTACGCCACTTCCGCTTTAATCCACAAAATGATGTGTCGCTGCACAATAAAACGATGCCAGATGGTTCCAGCCAATTACGCATCACGATCAGTGGGTTGTGGAAAGAGACCATTTTGTACGAAACCATTATCATGAGTATCGTTTCTGAAGTTCGCAGTCGTCTGCGTTGGTCTGATATTCCGTTACAGCAGTTCCAGACGGTATTGCAAGATAAAGTTAGTTATCTTAAGTCGGAGCTGAAGCGTCGTAATATCTCGAGTTTCAAATTTTCCGATATGTCGACTCGACGTCGTTTCTCCTTTCAGGCACAGCGAACCATGCTCGAGTATTTGTGTCAGGAGCTACCCGATTGTCTTACGGGGACCAGTAACTACCATTTAGCGCGTGAAATGGATCTCACCCCGATTGGCACTGTGGCTCATGAGTGGTTTATGGGGCATCAGGCGTTAGTGAATGTCCGTGACTCGCAGAAAATAGCGTTGCAACGTTGGCAGGAGATGTTTAACGGTGCGTTAGGCATTGCACTGACGGATACGATCGGTATTGATGCTTTCCTTAAAGACTTTGATGAAGAGCTCAGTAATGCCTACTTTGGCGTGCGTCATGACAGTGGTTGTCCGTATGCTTGGGGCGAAAAAATGATTGAGCACTATCGATCTTTGAATATCGATCCTATGACCAAGACTCTGGTATTTACCGACGGTCTTAATTTTGAACAAGCGTTAGACATTTGTGAGCATTTTCAGGGTCGAGTTCAGGTTAGCTTCGGTATTGGTACTTTCCTGGCAAACGACATGGGCGATTATATTAACGATAAAGGCACGGCTTATAAGCCTTTATCCATGGTAATTAAAATGGTCTCCTGCAACGATTCGCCTGTCGCGAAAATTAGTGATGAACCAGAAAAAGCGATGTGTGAAGACATTTTCTTTTTGATGAATCTAAAGCGCCGCTTTGAGCAGCCATTAGATTTAGATGAGTGCCGTGATCTCATTGATCGTCTGGAGAATGAGGGACAGAACTACCTGATTGATGCCTGA
- a CDS encoding acyl-CoA synthetase produces the protein MNLVVHLQKKAIRKYGYEMATRQAWKCGIKANLVRRVIGLFKGQIVCVVEGCRAELSSPINNPLHDEEKQGRYVFVGGVCWEPNNIIAPGFPDFMFMHVRSMSHRHKYLSDDELFLSLA, from the coding sequence ATGAATTTAGTTGTACATTTGCAGAAGAAAGCAATAAGAAAATACGGCTATGAAATGGCAACTCGTCAGGCTTGGAAATGTGGTATCAAAGCCAACTTGGTGAGGAGGGTAATCGGCCTGTTCAAAGGACAAATCGTGTGCGTAGTTGAAGGCTGCCGCGCGGAGTTATCTTCACCGATCAATAACCCGCTCCATGATGAAGAAAAGCAAGGTCGCTATGTTTTTGTCGGTGGTGTTTGCTGGGAACCAAACAACATTATTGCCCCGGGATTTCCCGATTTTATGTTTATGCACGTGCGTAGCATGAGTCACCGACATAAATACTTATCAGACGATGAACTGTTCCTCAGTTTAGCCTGA
- a CDS encoding glycine zipper 2TM domain-containing protein — MKTKPIAIAAVVVAVLAGCKEKTPPAPTQANITLIEAVTETVKNPHQVCKDVVVTQQVAPTDDNKILGTVGGAAAGAALGNQIGGGSGKIIATAAGTIAGALTGRKIQENVQKGDVVTTTKQQCHTEYTTSEKVVGYDVTYEVAGAPKTVRLASKPATKSFPIQDGNVVLPQ, encoded by the coding sequence ATGAAGACTAAACCTATTGCAATTGCGGCAGTGGTTGTTGCTGTATTAGCAGGCTGTAAGGAGAAGACGCCGCCAGCTCCGACTCAAGCTAACATCACTTTGATTGAAGCAGTGACAGAAACAGTCAAGAACCCTCATCAAGTGTGTAAAGATGTGGTGGTGACGCAGCAAGTTGCACCGACAGATGACAATAAAATTCTTGGTACTGTTGGTGGGGCTGCGGCAGGTGCTGCTCTTGGCAACCAGATTGGTGGTGGTTCTGGTAAGATCATTGCTACGGCAGCAGGGACAATTGCTGGTGCATTAACAGGTCGTAAGATCCAAGAAAATGTGCAAAAGGGTGATGTGGTTACGACGACAAAGCAGCAATGTCACACCGAATATACGACATCAGAAAAAGTAGTGGGTTATGATGTCACCTATGAAGTCGCAGGTGCGCCAAAAACGGTTCGTCTAGCAAGTAAGCCAGCGACGAAAAGCTTCCCAATCCAAGATGGCAATGTGGTTCTGCCACAGTAA
- a CDS encoding DMT family transporter, protein MKVTSVGAAMLLLIFGNLIAVISDALIKSVGNEVPVFQFVLFRQVSAVLFLLPFCLFNRPSQLMHGFKWHAIRAHVWLLGAIFMVFAISSLPLATANAIFYAAPLMMLPIAALFFKEQLSKQSVAAAIMGFLGVLVIIRPDQIEWAAISAFVVAVCIAVNNLLIRKVPREQSVMHTLLMTNLAGIPVALLLVFIEAKPWDWSAFPVAAGSSLFIMIYAATCVLAYRSIESNKIASAEYSGLIGAALIGFIWFDEVPDIFMAIGTVMILVPLIWLSKRERRMRKQQAQMQANLELEQQQAQVT, encoded by the coding sequence GTGAAAGTTACGTCTGTCGGAGCAGCCATGCTGCTATTAATTTTTGGAAACCTAATTGCGGTTATCTCAGACGCTTTGATTAAAAGTGTCGGGAATGAGGTGCCAGTGTTTCAGTTCGTCTTATTTCGACAAGTTTCTGCTGTGCTTTTTCTGTTACCTTTTTGTTTGTTTAATCGACCAAGCCAATTAATGCATGGGTTTAAGTGGCATGCTATTCGTGCCCATGTCTGGCTACTTGGCGCAATATTCATGGTCTTTGCGATCTCATCTTTACCGCTCGCGACGGCTAACGCTATTTTCTATGCCGCTCCTTTAATGATGTTGCCTATTGCCGCACTGTTTTTCAAAGAGCAGCTTTCGAAACAATCTGTCGCCGCTGCGATAATGGGATTCCTTGGCGTGTTAGTGATTATTCGTCCTGATCAGATCGAGTGGGCAGCGATTTCAGCGTTTGTCGTCGCAGTATGTATAGCGGTCAATAACTTGCTCATTCGCAAAGTGCCAAGAGAACAGTCGGTAATGCACACTTTGCTGATGACCAATCTAGCGGGCATTCCAGTCGCGTTGTTGTTGGTATTTATCGAGGCGAAGCCTTGGGATTGGAGCGCTTTCCCAGTCGCAGCAGGTTCCAGCTTATTTATCATGATATATGCAGCGACATGTGTACTCGCATACCGTTCAATAGAAAGCAATAAGATTGCCAGCGCAGAATACAGTGGCTTGATTGGCGCAGCCCTGATTGGCTTTATTTGGTTTGACGAAGTGCCGGATATTTTCATGGCCATCGGCACGGTTATGATTCTCGTACCTTTGATTTGGCTGTCTAAGCGAGAGCGCCGCATGCGAAAACAACAGGCTCAAATGCAAGCCAACCTGGAACTGGAGCAACAACAGGCTCAGGTTACCTGA
- a CDS encoding LysR family transcriptional regulator has protein sequence MKLPPLRAVHCFESVARNLSFSLAAEELNVTQSAVSHQIRLLEDYLGESLFIRQGRKLSLSDTGALYLDDISPAISAIAMASQKVREGEKGSIRLAIYSSLAVKWLIPRLSDFKRLHPEIELTLNMVASDPDQTDSVGDCFITVQKPKRNYVSVHLYQDILYPVCSHKVWKEMQGKPMPEALWQYPLLSTDSIYRERGKDWAEWCAAGGFSLPANVDIQHFSHMLLAIEAARYDQGIAFANDFMLNERDMAQDLVYIPSHGLDTGDSFYFVHKKSRAQQAEIIKLTHWLKQQCL, from the coding sequence ATGAAATTACCTCCGCTTAGAGCGGTTCACTGCTTCGAATCTGTGGCGCGAAATTTGAGTTTTTCGCTTGCCGCTGAAGAGCTCAATGTGACGCAAAGTGCCGTGAGTCATCAGATCCGTTTACTTGAGGATTACCTAGGGGAGTCACTCTTTATTCGCCAGGGTAGAAAGCTCTCTTTGTCAGATACAGGAGCACTATATCTGGATGACATTAGTCCTGCGATTAGCGCAATTGCGATGGCAAGTCAGAAGGTGCGCGAAGGTGAAAAGGGCAGTATTAGGCTCGCGATTTATAGTTCGCTAGCGGTGAAATGGCTGATACCGCGTTTGTCCGATTTTAAGCGCTTACATCCCGAGATTGAGCTCACGCTTAATATGGTGGCGAGCGACCCAGATCAGACGGACAGTGTCGGAGATTGTTTTATTACGGTACAGAAACCAAAGCGAAATTATGTCTCTGTTCATTTATACCAAGACATTTTGTATCCCGTTTGTAGCCATAAAGTATGGAAAGAGATGCAAGGTAAACCTATGCCAGAGGCACTTTGGCAATACCCATTGCTTTCAACCGATTCCATCTATCGCGAGCGTGGAAAGGATTGGGCAGAGTGGTGCGCTGCAGGTGGGTTCTCTTTACCTGCTAATGTCGATATCCAACATTTTAGCCATATGTTGCTGGCAATAGAGGCTGCGCGTTATGACCAAGGTATCGCGTTCGCCAACGACTTTATGCTCAATGAGCGCGATATGGCGCAAGATCTGGTCTATATTCCGTCTCATGGCTTAGATACTGGCGACAGTTTTTACTTTGTGCATAAGAAGAGTCGAGCTCAGCAAGCTGAGATTATAAAGTTAACTCACTGGTTGAAGCAGCAATGCTTGTAA
- a CDS encoding copper resistance protein NlpE translates to MKKTMLAVTSAVIILAGCQDEKPAEMTAVETPQVEEMQVAETTDAMPAPEEQAVEEQGISAETFVDNQHNASNALDWNGTYRGTLPCADCSGIDISITLNQDGTYVLEQSYQGKEDGQFKSEGQFSWDESGSTVTLTNEDAPNQYFVGENMLMKLDMNGEKVSGELASNYNLIKQQ, encoded by the coding sequence ATGAAAAAGACAATGTTGGCTGTAACAAGTGCGGTTATTATTCTTGCAGGCTGCCAAGACGAAAAACCAGCAGAGATGACCGCGGTGGAAACACCTCAAGTGGAAGAGATGCAAGTCGCTGAAACGACTGACGCCATGCCAGCCCCAGAAGAGCAAGCAGTAGAAGAACAGGGCATTTCAGCAGAAACGTTTGTCGACAATCAACACAATGCAAGCAACGCGCTGGATTGGAATGGCACTTACCGAGGTACACTGCCATGTGCAGATTGTTCCGGCATTGATATCAGCATCACTCTCAATCAAGACGGTACCTACGTGCTTGAGCAAAGCTACCAAGGCAAAGAAGATGGTCAATTCAAGTCAGAAGGTCAATTCAGCTGGGATGAGAGCGGCAGCACGGTAACACTGACCAACGAAGACGCACCGAACCAGTACTTTGTCGGCGAAAACATGCTAATGAAGCTAGACATGAACGGTGAGAAAGTATCAGGTGAGCTTGCTTCTAACTACAACTTAATCAAACAACAATAA
- a CDS encoding DUF134 domain-containing protein, giving the protein MARPKIERKICGRAAHHCFKPNGVPFQQLEKVNILPEELEALRLADLQGLSQQQAADQMGISRQTFGNTVKRARFKVAKSLVEGHALVFPNEESNL; this is encoded by the coding sequence ATGGCTAGACCAAAAATAGAACGAAAAATATGTGGGCGCGCAGCCCATCATTGTTTTAAACCTAATGGTGTGCCTTTTCAGCAATTGGAAAAAGTTAACATACTGCCTGAAGAGCTCGAAGCATTGCGTCTTGCTGATTTGCAAGGGTTAAGCCAGCAGCAAGCCGCCGATCAAATGGGCATATCGAGACAAACTTTTGGCAACACGGTAAAAAGAGCACGATTTAAAGTCGCAAAAAGTTTAGTTGAAGGTCATGCACTGGTTTTTCCTAATGAGGAGTCGAACTTATGA
- a CDS encoding NifB/NifX family molybdenum-iron cluster-binding protein yields the protein MIYAVPNDGERVANHFVKAPYIAIYSDEEGMLHNLANIASMPQSGCKAKSQMIQSLNQYNVDAVLVRNIGERALEKLLRNGKQVFRLSTRSSLEDVLGVARTPLTEASQGRPSVNHKTKGGCGSRGCGGKKSKPSLLARPQQARAIFAAKSSPAILSLKASDNKVG from the coding sequence ATGATTTATGCTGTTCCAAACGATGGTGAGCGAGTGGCCAACCACTTCGTCAAAGCGCCCTATATTGCGATTTATTCCGATGAAGAGGGCATGTTGCACAATTTAGCGAATATTGCCTCGATGCCCCAGTCTGGTTGTAAAGCAAAGTCCCAGATGATCCAGTCATTGAATCAGTACAACGTCGATGCTGTGCTGGTTCGTAATATTGGTGAACGAGCGCTGGAAAAATTACTGCGTAATGGTAAACAGGTTTTTCGGTTATCTACTCGCAGTTCGTTAGAAGATGTTTTAGGGGTGGCCAGAACACCGCTGACTGAGGCGTCTCAGGGTCGACCTTCAGTTAATCATAAGACAAAGGGCGGATGCGGATCACGTGGTTGTGGTGGCAAAAAATCAAAACCGTCACTTTTGGCTCGCCCACAGCAAGCAAGGGCGATATTTGCTGCAAAATCTAGCCCCGCTATACTTAGTTTAAAGGCTTCAGATAACAAGGTTGGTTAG